A window of Proteus columbae contains these coding sequences:
- a CDS encoding glutamine amidotransferase has protein sequence MKILFIGESWHIHMIHSKGYDSFTSSKYEEGSTFLLSCLREKGVEVDYMPAHTVQVAFPQTAEALAKYDVIVISDIGANTFLLQNDTFYNMKVIPNALGLIKEFVVNGGGLLMIGGYLSFMGIEAKANYKNTLLAEVLPVEMLDGDDRVEAPEGVFASAVNAEHASVKGFGEWPMFLGYNKVSAKENTETVLNIGEDPLLVFGQFEKGKTGCFMSDCSPYWGSKEFLAWPHYADMWVNILKQIAR, from the coding sequence ATGAAAATCTTATTTATTGGTGAGTCATGGCACATTCATATGATCCACTCCAAAGGCTACGACAGTTTCACTTCCAGCAAATATGAAGAAGGTTCAACGTTCTTATTAAGTTGCTTAAGAGAAAAGGGTGTTGAAGTTGATTATATGCCTGCTCATACCGTTCAGGTTGCATTCCCTCAAACGGCTGAAGCATTGGCTAAATACGATGTCATTGTTATTAGTGATATTGGTGCAAATACGTTCCTTCTGCAAAACGATACTTTCTATAACATGAAAGTTATCCCTAACGCATTAGGGTTAATTAAAGAGTTTGTGGTTAATGGCGGTGGCTTATTAATGATTGGTGGTTACTTGTCATTTATGGGTATTGAAGCTAAAGCAAACTACAAAAATACATTACTTGCAGAAGTTCTGCCTGTTGAAATGCTGGATGGCGACGATCGTGTTGAAGCGCCAGAAGGTGTGTTTGCAAGTGCGGTTAATGCAGAGCATGCATCAGTAAAAGGTTTTGGTGAATGGCCAATGTTCCTTGGCTATAACAAAGTTTCAGCTAAAGAGAATACAGAAACTGTATTAAATATTGGCGAAGATCCATTACTGGTATTTGGTCAGTTTGAAAAAGGAAAAACAGGCTGCTTTATGAGTGACTGTTCTCCTTACTGGGGAAGTAAAGAATTTTTAGCATGGCCGCATTATGCCGATATGTGGGTCAACATTCTTAAACAAATCGCTCGTTAA
- a CDS encoding PfkB family carbohydrate kinase: protein MKAERHKKIINLIKGNGAVKVSVLAKELDVTKETIRSDLNTLAEKGIIKRCHGGAFIEFETLDKVAKKEIIQFLECNDQIDKNDLANKTAINKVCVLGSFNVDMISYLPRLPEAGESLLSNKFIFSPGGKGCNQALAASYADAQVHFITKIGTDQFSDYAVNFISSSRIKTSTIYQTENYQTGTASIFVSEESGENIISIYSGSNMDISADEVKIQKDKIIDADIILIQLETNIEALKEIIAIGNENNIPIILNPAPYNKIVNELLPMIDVLTPNETEASLLSGIEVLDLESAKNAAVSIYQQGVNKVVITLGSKGSLAYDGYKYIYSPAYPAVVKNTAGAGDAFNGALAASLAKGKQFSYALRYASAFSSLAVETSNASEMPEDINVMHRINQTTYSQIVTQSPE, encoded by the coding sequence ATGAAAGCAGAACGTCATAAAAAAATAATTAATCTGATTAAAGGTAATGGTGCAGTAAAAGTTTCTGTTTTGGCCAAAGAACTTGATGTTACCAAAGAAACAATACGATCAGATTTAAATACACTAGCAGAAAAAGGAATTATAAAAAGATGCCATGGTGGTGCTTTTATAGAATTTGAGACATTAGATAAAGTGGCTAAGAAAGAAATTATACAATTTCTAGAATGTAATGATCAAATTGATAAAAACGATTTAGCAAACAAGACTGCAATAAATAAGGTGTGCGTACTGGGCTCATTTAATGTTGATATGATTAGTTATCTTCCTAGATTGCCAGAAGCCGGGGAATCCTTATTATCGAATAAATTTATCTTCTCACCAGGAGGTAAAGGCTGTAACCAAGCATTGGCGGCGAGTTATGCTGATGCACAGGTACATTTTATTACGAAGATAGGTACTGATCAATTTAGTGATTATGCAGTTAATTTTATATCGTCATCAAGAATAAAAACGTCAACGATATATCAAACTGAAAATTATCAAACAGGAACAGCGTCTATTTTTGTGTCGGAGGAGAGTGGAGAGAATATTATTTCTATTTACTCGGGCTCTAATATGGATATTTCTGCTGATGAAGTAAAAATACAGAAAGATAAAATTATTGACGCGGATATAATTTTAATTCAATTAGAAACGAATATTGAAGCATTAAAAGAAATTATTGCTATTGGAAACGAAAATAATATTCCTATTATTCTTAATCCAGCACCTTATAACAAAATAGTTAATGAATTACTTCCAATGATAGATGTTTTAACACCTAATGAAACGGAAGCAAGTTTATTATCTGGGATAGAAGTACTTGATTTAGAATCTGCAAAAAATGCTGCAGTTTCTATTTATCAGCAAGGCGTAAATAAGGTGGTTATTACGCTGGGTAGTAAAGGTTCGTTAGCTTATGACGGATATAAGTATATTTATTCGCCGGCATATCCGGCAGTTGTAAAAAATACAGCAGGGGCAGGTGATGCTTTTAATGGAGCACTCGCTGCCTCATTGGCAAAAGGAAAGCAGTTTTCTTATGCGTTACGCTATGCATCAGCTTTTTCATCATTAGCTGTTGAGACGAGTAATGCTTCAGAAATGCCTGAAGATATTAATGTCATGCATCGCATCAATCAAACAACATATTCACAGATTGTCACCCAATCCCCTGAATAA
- a CDS encoding DUF4822 domain-containing protein, with protein MKIKSLIAISLLSASFSLFAAESSTSTANIQTQGVIQAQKELNDYEKVMIEKVWITTDAIDEKGNKTAADNPQVSNYFGLAEYYPNGTFIMFTPEGKQKMQGDWSMSDDGKIRTLVAKDTEGKTLFTRDVENITVKNDEYTYRIYPNADDRNTYFDIIHHVKK; from the coding sequence ATGAAAATAAAATCACTTATCGCAATCTCATTATTAAGCGCTAGTTTTTCTCTTTTTGCCGCAGAGAGTTCAACATCAACTGCCAATATTCAAACTCAAGGAGTTATTCAGGCTCAAAAAGAACTGAATGACTATGAGAAAGTCATGATAGAAAAAGTTTGGATAACGACTGACGCTATCGATGAAAAAGGAAATAAAACTGCGGCTGATAATCCTCAAGTCAGCAACTATTTTGGACTTGCTGAGTATTACCCTAATGGCACTTTTATTATGTTTACACCGGAAGGTAAACAGAAAATGCAAGGTGATTGGTCAATGTCAGATGATGGCAAAATACGTACCTTAGTTGCCAAAGATACTGAGGGTAAAACATTATTCACCCGAGATGTAGAAAATATCACGGTTAAAAATGATGAATATACCTATCGTATTTATCCAAATGCTGATGATCGTAATACCTATTTCGATATTATCCATCACGTCAAAAAATAA
- a CDS encoding AAA family ATPase has translation MMLHKKLHTEMSWEHLCGLYDEISDMAGVMQDPIHHAEGDVAIHTQRVINSVTSLPEYETLTEREQQILWISALLHDVEKRSTTREEEGRIVSPGHARKGELTTRLFLYEKVPLSFADREQIAALVRFHGLPLWVMDKPDPKKALLAASLRVDCYLLALLAKADVLGRDCEDKQALFDKIALFALYCEELNCWRKVAPFPSDDARFHYFYTENSTDCNYEPYPEKGSEVTVLCGLPGMGKDTFIRQHCADLPIVSLDDLRRQHNIKPDNRDANGWIVQQAKEQARLYLREHKPFVWNATNITRKMRDQLISLFYRYNAKIRLVYIEVPYAQWQRQNNARNEAVPVKVMERMLSKLEVPTPEEAHEVIYWIEGQSQTIL, from the coding sequence ATGATGCTTCATAAGAAATTACACACTGAAATGTCATGGGAACATCTCTGTGGGTTGTATGATGAAATTAGTGATATGGCTGGTGTTATGCAAGATCCTATTCATCATGCAGAAGGTGATGTGGCGATACATACACAAAGAGTAATCAATTCAGTTACATCATTGCCAGAATATGAGACTTTAACTGAAAGAGAACAGCAAATTTTATGGATCTCGGCACTACTTCATGATGTGGAAAAACGATCTACAACACGCGAAGAAGAGGGGCGTATTGTTTCACCGGGTCATGCACGTAAAGGGGAATTAACAACACGTCTTTTTCTGTATGAAAAAGTACCTTTAAGCTTTGCTGATAGAGAGCAGATCGCGGCTTTAGTTCGCTTTCATGGGCTGCCGTTGTGGGTGATGGATAAACCTGATCCTAAAAAAGCGCTGCTTGCTGCATCATTAAGAGTAGATTGCTATTTATTGGCATTATTAGCTAAAGCTGATGTTTTAGGGCGAGATTGTGAAGATAAACAAGCTCTTTTTGATAAAATTGCGTTATTTGCGCTTTATTGTGAAGAGCTAAATTGTTGGCGTAAGGTTGCTCCATTTCCTTCAGATGATGCTCGTTTTCACTATTTTTATACAGAAAATAGTACGGATTGCAATTATGAGCCTTACCCTGAAAAAGGAAGTGAAGTTACGGTGTTATGTGGATTACCAGGTATGGGAAAAGATACTTTTATTCGCCAACATTGTGCAGATCTTCCGATTGTGAGTTTAGATGATCTCCGTCGTCAGCATAATATTAAGCCTGATAACAGAGATGCTAATGGTTGGATAGTACAGCAAGCAAAAGAACAAGCCCGTCTTTATTTACGAGAGCATAAACCTTTTGTTTGGAATGCCACCAATATTACAAGAAAAATGCGAGATCAACTTATCTCTTTGTTTTATCGTTATAATGCGAAAATTAGATTAGTTTATATTGAAGTCCCTTATGCGCAGTGGCAGAGGCAAAATAATGCAAGAAACGAAGCCGTGCCAGTTAAAGTAATGGAACGCATGTTGAGTAAATTGGAAGTACCAACACCAGAAGAAGCGCATGAAGTGATTTATTGGATTGAAGGGCAATCTCAGACCATACTTTAA
- a CDS encoding RNA ligase family protein — MNNQSQKYDRTYHYPFSPGTTNDDRINAQWWQDICQIKQFIHTEKLDGENNCLNKMGVFARSHATPTQSAWTSQLRQRWQLMKNDLGELDIFGENLYAIHSIEYAHLEEYFYVFAVRYKDKWLSWEEVQFYASLFDLPTVPEIKLPKCQDKTDFENMIVSQAKQASFFQSHDVLTQKPSPMEGIVTRDAQSFSLDDFSHRVFKYVRKDHVKTDVHWKKNWRRASLIWEKTQESQ; from the coding sequence ATGAATAATCAATCACAAAAATATGATAGAACCTATCACTATCCTTTTTCACCAGGCACAACAAACGACGATCGTATAAATGCACAATGGTGGCAGGATATTTGCCAGATAAAACAATTTATCCATACAGAAAAACTGGATGGAGAAAATAATTGCCTGAATAAAATGGGTGTTTTTGCACGCTCGCATGCAACCCCAACACAATCAGCGTGGACATCTCAATTGCGTCAACGTTGGCAATTGATGAAAAATGATTTAGGTGAGTTAGATATTTTCGGTGAGAATCTATATGCCATTCATTCTATTGAATATGCACACCTAGAAGAATATTTTTATGTGTTTGCGGTTCGTTATAAAGATAAATGGCTAAGTTGGGAAGAAGTGCAGTTTTATGCTTCTCTGTTTGATCTTCCTACTGTGCCAGAAATTAAGCTGCCTAAATGTCAGGATAAAACTGATTTTGAAAATATGATTGTTTCACAAGCGAAACAGGCAAGTTTCTTTCAATCACATGATGTTTTAACGCAAAAACCAAGCCCAATGGAAGGTATTGTTACACGAGATGCACAATCATTTTCTTTAGATGATTTTTCACATCGTGTTTTTAAATATGTTAGAAAAGATCACGTTAAAACAGATGTTCATTGGAAAAAAAATTGGCGACGAGCCTCTTTAATTTGGGAAAAAACACAGGAGTCTCAATGA
- a CDS encoding YiiX/YebB-like N1pC/P60 family cysteine hydrolase → MESCFQVIVRIFNIVALFLASAFYALALPHDLKNGDLVFRGGDEVISEIIKQVDKSGFSHVGMLWISDYGVQVIHSTPSEHSNIKDGVTVDSLEFFISRAKPNSVRFYQVKGSEEARNIAVQTVLERVGENFSIYPGQGVYCTELVAAAWLKAGVSISTGSRKLDMPFISDNPLIFPENLINSENIFPYPQ, encoded by the coding sequence ATGGAAAGTTGCTTTCAAGTGATTGTTCGCATATTTAATATTGTAGCTTTATTCTTAGCGAGTGCATTTTATGCTCTCGCTTTGCCTCATGACTTAAAAAATGGTGATTTAGTCTTTCGGGGTGGGGATGAAGTTATTAGTGAGATAATTAAACAAGTTGATAAAAGTGGGTTTAGCCACGTAGGTATGCTGTGGATCTCTGATTACGGTGTTCAAGTGATCCATTCTACACCCAGTGAACATAGCAATATAAAAGATGGCGTTACTGTGGATAGTCTTGAATTTTTCATTAGTCGAGCAAAGCCGAATTCAGTTCGTTTTTACCAAGTGAAAGGAAGTGAAGAAGCTAGAAATATTGCGGTGCAAACTGTATTAGAACGAGTTGGTGAAAATTTTAGTATTTACCCAGGACAGGGTGTTTATTGCACTGAGCTAGTTGCTGCTGCATGGTTAAAAGCTGGGGTTTCTATTTCCACAGGTAGTCGAAAATTAGATATGCCATTTATTTCAGATAATCCACTTATTTTTCCTGAAAATCTGATTAACTCTGAAAATATTTTTCCATATCCACAGTGA
- a CDS encoding XRE family transcriptional regulator: protein MSIAKRTKDKRIALGLTQSELATLASTTQQSIEQLESGKTKRPRFLPELAKALNCDLAWLLEGEEQPNATSEIPPENEWQPVSEWDSNTPLGADEVEIPYFKSIELAAGDGCCTNEDHNGYKLRFSKSTLRRYGASSQNVICFSVYGDSMSPVIPNGSTVTVDTGNTRIVDGGIYAIEQDALFRIKLLYRQPGGKLIIRSYNKDEFPDESAETDSVKIMGRIIHWSVMAW from the coding sequence ATGTCTATTGCGAAACGTACCAAAGATAAACGCATTGCGTTAGGTTTAACACAATCAGAACTTGCTACTTTAGCGAGTACGACACAGCAATCCATAGAACAGCTAGAAAGTGGTAAAACTAAACGCCCCCGTTTTTTACCTGAATTAGCAAAAGCATTAAATTGTGATTTGGCTTGGCTACTCGAAGGTGAAGAACAACCCAATGCAACTTCTGAAATTCCACCAGAGAATGAATGGCAACCGGTGAGTGAATGGGACAGTAATACCCCTTTAGGTGCCGATGAAGTGGAAATTCCCTATTTTAAAAGTATTGAACTCGCGGCGGGTGACGGTTGTTGTACTAACGAAGATCATAATGGATATAAATTGAGATTTTCAAAAAGCACATTACGCCGTTATGGCGCATCTTCTCAAAACGTTATTTGCTTTTCTGTTTATGGCGATAGTATGTCACCTGTTATTCCTAATGGCTCAACAGTCACTGTCGATACAGGTAACACACGTATTGTTGATGGTGGCATTTATGCTATCGAACAAGATGCCTTGTTTAGAATAAAACTACTCTATCGTCAACCGGGCGGTAAATTGATTATACGTAGTTATAATAAAGACGAATTTCCTGATGAATCAGCAGAAACTGATTCTGTAAAAATTATGGGGCGTATTATCCATTGGTCAGTAATGGCTTGGTAA